One window of the Colias croceus chromosome 5, ilColCroc2.1 genome contains the following:
- the LOC123692071 gene encoding caltractin-like produces MATVVNTGTKKPINANNPPAVRKKSGPRFELSEEQNRDIKEAFDLFDTENTGKIDTKELKVAIRALGFEPKKEEIKKMIAEIDKGDGKVSFEDFLELMTVKMAEKDTKEEIMKAFKLFDDDETGKISFKNLKRVAKELGENLTDEELHEMIDEADRDGDGEINQEEFLRIMKKTSLY; encoded by the exons atg GCGACGGTAGTAAATACTGGGACGAAAAAGCCAATTAATGCTAATAATCCACCTGCTGTTCGAAAAAAATCTGGTCCTAGATTTGAATTATCAGAAGAGCAAAACAGAGATATCAAGGAAgcttttgatttatttgatacCGAAAACACTGGAAAAATTGACACTAAGGAATTAAAAGTGGCTATTAGGGCATTAGGTTTTGAACCAAAAAAggaggaaataaaaaaaatgattgcTGAAATCGACAAGGGTGATGGAAAGGTATCATTTGAAGATTTCCTTGAATTAATGACTGTAAAAATGGCTGAAAAGGATacaaaagaagaaataatgAAAGCATTTAAACTgtttgatgatgatgaaacaG gaaaaatatcatttaaaaatcttaaacgAGTTGCAAAAGAATTGGGGGAAAATTTAACAGATGAGGAATTACATGAAATGATAGATGAAGCGGATAGAGATGGTGATGGAGAAATTAATCAAGAAGAATTCTTACGTATTATGAAGAAAACAAGTCTCTATTAG
- the LOC123692066 gene encoding ribose-5-phosphate isomerase, whose translation MLSSLLLRELRTYFGKRGYVTINHSNKTGKMSLEQAKQVAAYRAVDEFVKKDCIFGVGSGSTVVYAVQRLAERVESENLKVVCIPTSFQAKQLIIKHNLTLGELETNSVIDVTIDGADEVDANMTLIKGGGGCLLQEKIVASCSKKLIVIADFTKDSQKLGDRYKKGIPIEVIPMAYVPIKNKIIGMFGGEIKLRSAIAKAGPVVTDNGNFLLDWMFTNQDMDWEKVSTQIKMIPGVVEIGLFVKMCQKAYFGQPEGTVVERMV comes from the coding sequence ATGTTATCAAGTCTTTTGCTAAGAGAATTACGCACTTACTTTGGTAAAAGAGGATACGTAACGATAAATCATAGCAATAAAACTGGGAAAATGTCGCTCGAACAAGCTAAACAGGTGGCGGCTTATCGTGCTGTTGATGAATTCGTAAAAAAAGACTGTATTTTTGGCGTGGGAAGTGGTTCCACTGTAGTTTATGCAGTACAGCGTCTTGCAGAAAGAGTCGAATCAGAAAATTTAAAGGTAGTTTGCATTCCAACTTCATTTCAAGCGAAACAATTAATCATAAAACATAACCTCACCCTAGGAGAACTCGAAACTAATTCTGTTATTGATGTTACAATTGATGGAGCTGACGAAGTTGATGCTAATATGACATTGATAAAAGGAGGAGGGGGCTGTTTACTACAGGAGAAAATTGTTGCCTCATGTTCTAAGAAACTTATTGTTATAGCAGATTTTACTAAAGATTCTCAGAAATTAGGAGACAGATATAAAAAAGGAATACCAATTGAAGTTATTCCTATGGCATATGtgccaataaaaaataaaattattggaaTGTTTGGCGGTGAAATTAAATTACGTAGTGCAATTGCGAAAGCAGGGCCGGTAGTAACAGATAATGGAAACTTTTTATTGGACTGGATGTTTACAAACCAAGATATGGATTGGGAGAAAGTTAGCActcaaattaaaatgattcctGGTGTGGTTGAAATTGGACTGTTTGTTAAAATGTGTCAAAAAGCATATTTTGGACAACCAGAAGGCACAGTTGTTGAACGCATGGTTTAA